ACCGTTTCGTGCTCAGCAACGGCCACGGCTCGATGCTGATCTACGCGCTGCTGCACCTGTCGGGCTACGACCTGCCGATGAGCGAGCTGCGCAACTTCCGCCAGCTGCACAGCAAGACCCCCGGCCACCCCGAGGTGGGCATCACCCCGGGCATCGAGACCACCACCGGCCCGCTGGGCCAGGGCATCACCAATGCCGTGGGCATGGCGCTGGCCGAGAAGCTGCTGGCCGCCGAGTTCAACCGCCCCGGCCACAGCGTGGTCAACCACCACACCTACGCCTTCCTGGGCGACGGCTGCCTGATGGAGGGCATCAGCCACGAGGCCTGCGCGCTGGCCGGCGCCTGGAAGCTCAACAAGCTGATCGCGCTGTACGACGACAACGGCATCTCCATCGACGGCCAGGTGCAGCCCTGGTACGTGGACGACGCCGGCAAGCGCTTCGAGGCCTATGGCTGGAACGTCATCGGCCCGATCGACGGCCACGACGCTGCCGCGGTGAGCACCGCCATCGCCCAGGCCAAGGGCTCGGCCACGAAGCCCACGCTGGTGATCTGCAAGACCGCCATCGGCAAGGGTTCGCCCAACCGCGCCGGCACCAGCAAGGCCCACGGCGAGCCGCTGGGCGCTGAAGAGATCAAGCTCACCCGCGCGGCCCTGGGCTGGGTGCATGAGCCCTTCGTGATGCCCGAGGCCGCCTACGCCGCCTGGGACGCCAAGGCCGCCGGCGACACCGCCGAAACCGAGTGGGCGCAGCGTTTTGCCAGCTACAAGACCGCCTTCCCCGAGCTGGCGGCCGAGTTCGCGCGCCGCATGGCGGGCGATCTGCCGGCCGGCTTTGCCGAGGTGGCCGTCGAGGCCGTGGGCAGCGCCCACGACAAGGCCGAGACCGTGGCCAGCCGCAAGGCCAGCCAGATCGCGCTGGAGCACTTCACCGCCAAGCTGCCCGAGATGCTGGGTGGCTCGGCTGACCTGACCGGCAGCAACCTCACCAACACCAAGAGCACGCCGGCCTTGCGCATGGCCGCCGATGGCTCGGTGGTCAAGACCGAGGCCGGCGAGGGTGCGGACGGCCGCATCGGCCGCCACATCAACTACGGCGTGCGCGAGTTCGGCATGGCCGCCATCATGAACGGCGTGGCCCTGCACGGCGGCTACATCCCCTACGGCGGCACCTTCCTCACCTTCAGCGACTACAGCCGCAACGCCATCCGCATGGCCGCGCTGATGAAGCTGCGCGTGATCCATGTCTTCACCCACGATTCGATCGGTCTGGGCGAGGACGGCCCCACGCACCAGAGCGTGGAGCATGCCGCCAGCCTGCGCCTGATCCCCGGCCTGGACGTGTGGCGCCCGGCCGATACCACCGAAACCGCCGTGGCCTGGAGCATGGCCCTGGCCAACCGCCAGCGCCCCAGCGCGCTGCTGCTGAGCCGCCAGAACCTGCCCTACGCGCCCAAGGCCGATGCCGACGTCATCACCCAGGGCGGCTATGTGCTGGCCGAGCCCAGCGAAGTGGGCCTGAAGAAGAAGGCCCAGGCGGTGATCATCGCCACCGGCTCCGAGGTGCAGCTGGCGCTGCACGCCCAGGCCGCGCTGGCCCAGCGCAAGATCGCGGTGCGCGTGGTCTCGATGCCCAGCACCACGGTGTTCGACCGCCAGGGCATGAAGTACAAGCAGAGCGTGCTGCCAGCCAAGCTGCCGCGCATCGCCATCGAGGCCGGCATCACCGACTTCTGGTGGAAATACGGCTGCGCCGCGGTGATCGGCATCGACACCTACGGCGAGAGCGCACCGGCGCCCGAACTGTTCAAGCACTTCCACCTCACGGCCGACAACCTGGTGGCCACGGTGCGCAAGGTGCTGGGCAAGTAAGCGCAGGGGCGCAGAGATGAATGTTGCGCTGCCGCTCTTTCAGGCGTCGGATGAGACACGCCGGGAGAATGCGCTTCATTCGTACCCGGTGGTGTCGCTGTTCTCCGGCGCGATGGGCTTGGATCTCGGACTCAACGAAGCCGGTCTGCGGGTTGCTGTGTCGCAGGACATTGACCGCTGGTGCGTGGAAACCATGCGTCGAAACGGGCACGTCGCGGTGGAAGGTGATATCCGTGACCTGCTGGCAGATGACCCGCACTGTCGCTTCCTGACTGACGTGGCGGGCATCTCGCCCAAGAAGGTGTTCGCCGTTGTGGGCGGTCCGCCTTGCCAGCCGTTTTCCACGGCCGGCAAGCGCCTGGGCGCAGAAGACGAACGCGGCCAGTTGTACGAACACTTCGTCGCTGTGGTCGAAGCCCTGCGGCCGCGCTTCTTCATCATGGAGAACGTCAAGGGCCTCGCCAGCATGCCAAGCCGTGCCGATGATCCTGACTCGCCGCCCTTGCTGGATGAGATCCTGGAGGCATTCGGGGACGCGGGATACAAGACAGTGCATGGCGTGCTGGATGCGGTGCACTACGGCACGCCACAGTTCCGCGAACGGCTGGTCATCGTCGGCAGCCGAGATGCGGAGGACATCTTTTTACCGATCCCCACGCACTTCCACCGGCATCAAAACCCAGAGTGCCGCTGGCGCACCCTGGAGGATGCACTGCGCGAGCTGGGTGATCCCGGGCCCTGTGCCAGTCTTTCTGCCCAGGCCAGGAGATACCTCGCCATGGTGCCTGCCGGGGGAAACTGGAAGAGCCTGCCGTCGCACGTCGCGCGCGAAGCCATGGGCGGCGCCTTTGAGTCAGGCGGAGGCAAGGTGGGCTTCTTCCGCCGTTTGAGCTTCTCGGAGCCTTCGCCGACCTTGGTCACGTCGCCCAATCAGAAGGCGACCATGCTTTGTCACCCCACCGAACTTCGAACTTTGTCGGTGAGGGAATACGCCCGCATTCAGCAATTCCCTGACAACTGGGTGTTCGAGGGGCGTTCGGCCGAAGCGTATCGGCAGATTGGCAATGCTGTCCCGGTGCCGTTGGGGCGAGCCCTGGGCCAGATGCTGCTCGCCGTGGCGCAGGGCAATGCAGAGGTCAAGGTCAAGCGAATGCGAGGAACGTCGGTGCACAAACGCATGGCATGGTTGCCAGGGGGCAACGATGATCAGTGACGCGGCGCTTGGCGCAGAGGTCGGCCGTCTCCTCGAAGTGCTCTACCAGAAGCGCTTCGCGGCGCTCGACCGCCTGACCTTGAGTGATCTGCTCGCGAAGAATCCCTATCTGTATCGCGCACTCGGGCTGACCAAGCCGTCAAATTTCATCGAACAGTTGCTGATTGCTCGCGTTTCCAGTTCTGACGAGACGATTTTCGGCAATGATTTTCTGGAGCCTTTGGCAGTCTTTGCGGCCAGGCATGGCGTTGGGCACAAAAAGGGTGTGCAGGTCAA
This portion of the Aquabacterium sp. OR-4 genome encodes:
- the tkt gene encoding transketolase, coding for MALPTSPDTLGLMANAIRALAMDAVQQANSGHPGAPMGMADIAVALWGGHLKHNPANPLWPDRDRFVLSNGHGSMLIYALLHLSGYDLPMSELRNFRQLHSKTPGHPEVGITPGIETTTGPLGQGITNAVGMALAEKLLAAEFNRPGHSVVNHHTYAFLGDGCLMEGISHEACALAGAWKLNKLIALYDDNGISIDGQVQPWYVDDAGKRFEAYGWNVIGPIDGHDAAAVSTAIAQAKGSATKPTLVICKTAIGKGSPNRAGTSKAHGEPLGAEEIKLTRAALGWVHEPFVMPEAAYAAWDAKAAGDTAETEWAQRFASYKTAFPELAAEFARRMAGDLPAGFAEVAVEAVGSAHDKAETVASRKASQIALEHFTAKLPEMLGGSADLTGSNLTNTKSTPALRMAADGSVVKTEAGEGADGRIGRHINYGVREFGMAAIMNGVALHGGYIPYGGTFLTFSDYSRNAIRMAALMKLRVIHVFTHDSIGLGEDGPTHQSVEHAASLRLIPGLDVWRPADTTETAVAWSMALANRQRPSALLLSRQNLPYAPKADADVITQGGYVLAEPSEVGLKKKAQAVIIATGSEVQLALHAQAALAQRKIAVRVVSMPSTTVFDRQGMKYKQSVLPAKLPRIAIEAGITDFWWKYGCAAVIGIDTYGESAPAPELFKHFHLTADNLVATVRKVLGK
- a CDS encoding DNA cytosine methyltransferase; amino-acid sequence: MNVALPLFQASDETRRENALHSYPVVSLFSGAMGLDLGLNEAGLRVAVSQDIDRWCVETMRRNGHVAVEGDIRDLLADDPHCRFLTDVAGISPKKVFAVVGGPPCQPFSTAGKRLGAEDERGQLYEHFVAVVEALRPRFFIMENVKGLASMPSRADDPDSPPLLDEILEAFGDAGYKTVHGVLDAVHYGTPQFRERLVIVGSRDAEDIFLPIPTHFHRHQNPECRWRTLEDALRELGDPGPCASLSAQARRYLAMVPAGGNWKSLPSHVAREAMGGAFESGGGKVGFFRRLSFSEPSPTLVTSPNQKATMLCHPTELRTLSVREYARIQQFPDNWVFEGRSAEAYRQIGNAVPVPLGRALGQMLLAVAQGNAEVKVKRMRGTSVHKRMAWLPGGNDDQ